A region of Vitis riparia cultivar Riparia Gloire de Montpellier isolate 1030 chromosome 12, EGFV_Vit.rip_1.0, whole genome shotgun sequence DNA encodes the following proteins:
- the LOC117926111 gene encoding G-type lectin S-receptor-like serine/threonine-protein kinase SD2-5, translated as MGNDRILGCLLGCHILFIPFSLPVNALTAYDSAANLSSSWINNGSRDIDVGSEDNSTLRPIFLGQGINASFACGFYCNYNCEGYLFAILIFPPPGKYNYLRVRNPKVVWSANQNFLVRDDATLQLTQDGDLILRDADGTFVWSSNTSGKSVVGLNLTEIGNLVLFDSNNTSVWQSFDHPTDSLVPGQILVFGQKLTASASNKDWSQGLISFFITNHIVVARIGSNPPHNYFALSHGYHNSTESRYVIFRKEGLLFPSAKPVFSFPGPFSAQYMKLEPKGHLTFYGFVNDIWKVLFNPLLGDFSCAYPMICGKYGVCSKQQCFCPEPTTGETRYFTPVNDEEPDLGCKEITPLSCNASHYQSLLMVRSTGSALILQYNFEIVNKTESDIESCKQACLSNCSCTAAVFWSSVDNGGACYLLSEIFSLMKHAHLPGLTTFIKVQNISNPGAPPSSSNPETIISQLLSTFGAFIGLLFIVIIIGRYLILKGKDVKEDGEDKDLLQVPGMPTRFSHEILVVATENFSRELGKGGFGSVFEGILTDGTKVAVKCINGLSQTKDYFLAEAETIGRIHHLNLVRLVGYCANKSNRCLVYEYMFNGSSDKWIFHRNKELALDWQTRRKIILDIAKGLSYLHEECRQKIIHLDIKPQNILLDESFNAKVSDFGLSKLMDRDQSQVVTTLRGTPGYMAPEWLISAITEKVDVYSFGIVTLEILCGRRNLDHSQPEEDKYLLSLFKRKAEEDQMLDLVDKYSEDMQLHGEEAVELMRLAAWCLQNDNGRRPSMSMVIKVLEGLIDVEDNLDYNFFNSSGLGATEAVYRREINVGFASPVLPSILSGPR; from the coding sequence ATGGGCAACGACAGAATTCTGGGTTGTCTTCTTGGGTGTCATAttctttttattcctttttcccTCCCTGTCAATGCCCTAACGGCCTATGACTCTGCTGCCAATCTTTCATCTTCATGGATTAATAATGGGTCTCGAGATATTGATGTGGGTTCTGAAGATAACTCCACGCTAAGGCCAATCTTTCTTGGACAAGGCATCAATGCGAGTTTCGCATGTGGCTTCTACTGCAATTATAATTGTGAAGGTTACCTTTTCGCTATCCTCATATTCCCACCACCCGGAAAATACAATTATCTACGAGTCCGAAACCCAAAAGTAGTGTGGTCTGCTAATCAGAACTTTCTGGTTAGAGATGATGCAACCTTGCAACTCACGCAAGATGGAGATTTGATCTTGAGAGATGCCGATGGTACTTTTGTTTGGTCCTCTAACACATCTGGTAAGTCTGTTGTGGGCTTAAACTTGACCGAGATAGGAAACCTGGTGCTGTTTGACAGCAATAACACATCTGTCTGGCAGTCTTTTGATCATCCAACCGACAGTCTAGTTCCAGGACAGATTCTGGTTTTCGGTCAGAAACTCACAGCTAGTGCATCCAACAAAGACTGGTCTCAaggtttgatttcatttttcatcactAACCATATTGTGGTTGCTCGTATTGGGTCCAATCCACCCCATAACTATTTTGCTCTCTCTCATGGTTATCATAATAGTACAGAATCAAGATATGTCATATTCAGGAAAGAAGGTCTCCTCTTTCCCTCCGCTAAGCccgttttttcttttcctggcCCATTTTCTGCTCAGTACATGAAGTTGGAACCCAAAGGTCATTTGACATTTTATGGGTTTGTCAATGACATTTGGAAGGTTTTGTTCAATCCCCTTCTTGGAGACTTCAGCTGTGCATACCCTATGATATGTGGCAAATATGGAGTTTGCTCAAAACAGCAGTGCTTTTGTCCAGAACCAACTACAGGAGAAACAAGATATTTCACGCCAGTAAATGATGAGGAACCTGACCTTGGGTGTAAAGAAATCACACCCCTATCCTGCAATGCTTCTCATTATCAGAGTCTTCTTATGGTCAGAAGCACAGGGTCCGCGCTTATTCTCCAATACAATTTTGAGATTGTTAATAAAACAGAAAGTGACATTGAAAGTTGCAAGCAGGCCTGTTTAAGTAATTGCTCCTGCACAGCTGCAGTCTTTTGGTCTAGTGTGGATAATGGTGGAGCTTGCTATCTACTATCTGAAATATTTTCGCTGATGAAGCATGCTCATCTACCGGGGTTGACGACATTCATTAAGGTGCAGAATATCTCAAATCCAGGGGCTCCTCCATCTTCCTCAAATCCAGAGACTATCATTAGTCAGCTGTTGTCTACTTTCGGAGCTTTCATTGGCCTGCTTTTTATAGTTATTATCATAGGAAGATATctaattttgaaaggaaaagatGTCAAGGAAGACGGGGAAGATAAAGATCTGCTCCAAGTACCAGGGATGCCAACTAGATTCTCTCACGAAATCTTGGTAGTGGCCACTGAAAATTTTAGTCGGGAGCTTGGGAAAGGAGGATTTGGTTCAGTCTTTGAAGGCATTCTGACAGATGGAACAAAAGTTGCTGTGAAGTGCATCAATGGTTTATCTCAGACGAAGGATTATTTCTTAGCTGAGGCGGAGACCATAGGCCGCATTCACCATTTGAACTTGGTGAGACTGGTAGGATACTGTGCCAACAAATCAAATAGATGCTTGGTTTATGAATACATGTTTAATGGCTCCTCGGATAAATGGATCTTCCACAGAAACAAAGAGCTTGCTCTTGATTGGCAAACAAGGAGGAAGATCATCCTGGATATAGCAAAGGGTCTATCCTATCTCCACGAGGAATGCAGACAGAAAATCATCCACTTAGATATCAAACCCCAGAACATCCTTTTAGACGAAAGTTTCAATGCAAAAGTTTCTGATTTCGGACTGTCCAAGCTAATGGACAGGGACCAAAGCCAAGTTGTGACAACCTTGAGAGGAACTCCAGGATATATGGCTCCTGAATGGCTGATCTCCGCAATCACAGAAAAAGTGGACGTCTATAGCTTTGGCATTGTGACTCTGGAAATTTTGTGTGGGCGAAGAAATTTGGATCACTCTCAGCCCGAGGAAGATAAATATTTGTTAAGTCTTTTTAAGAGAAAGGCTGAGGAAGATCAGATGTTGGATTTGGTTGATAAGTACAGTGAGGATATGCAGTTACATGGAGAAGAAGCTGTGGAGCTGATGAGGCTTGCTGCATGGTGTCTACAAAATGACAATGGTAGAAGGCCTTCTATGTCGATGGTGATCAAGGTCTTGGAGGGGTTGATCGATGTTGAAGATAATCTGGACTACAATTTCTTTAATTCATCAGGACTAGGAGCGACTGAAGCAGTTTATCGGAGGGAGATTAATGTGGGTTTTGCCTCTCCTGTGTTGCCGTCTATTCTATCAGGACCCAGGTGA
- the LOC117925877 gene encoding exopolygalacturonase-like: protein MGLKLNIATTSLLLLLASAAEVSGDIIFDVTKYGARTDGNSDISQALLKAWGDACSSPVASTVMIPDGTYALGQIIIAGPCKAPINFVVQGTVMAPVDTSRFRAEAGWITFQQIDQLTLSGDGVFDGQGKIVWGTKCLSSAYCNQLPINLRFNFITNSMVKDITSRDSKQFHINLLGCKNLTFYNIVISAPEESLNTDGIHIGRSSGINITDSTIETGDDCVSIGDGSEQINIQRVTCGPGHGISVGSLGKYPNEEPVVGISVKNCTLTNTQNGVRVKTWPASHQGTASEMHFEDIVMNNVGNPIIIDQEYCPHNQCNLKSPSRIKISNVSFRNIRGTTSTQVAVKLICSQGVPCQDVELGDINLEYNGNEGPAMSQCKNIKPNLLGVQLPRICS from the exons ATGGGCCTGAAATTGAATATCGCAACAACCTCTCTTCTGCTATTGCTAGCATCTGCTGCAGAAGTGTCTGGTGATATCATTTTTGATGTTACCAAATATGGTGCCAGGACTGATGGAAACTCCGATATCAGCCAG GCCTTACTTAAAGCTTGGGGAGACGCTTGTTCATCGCCGGTGGCAAGTACAGTTATGATTCCAGATGGGACATATGCGCTGGGGCAAATAATCATCGCAGGCCCTTGCAAGGCTCCTATTAATTTCGTTGTCCAAGGCACTGTGATGGCCCCGGTGGATACCAGCAGGTTCAGGGCTGAAGCTGGTTGGATTACGTTTCAACAAATCGACCAGCTCACATTGTCTGGTGATGGAGTTTTTGATGGTCAAGGAAAAATTGTATGGGGCACAAAATGCCTCAGTTCTGCATATTGCAACCAACTTCCCATT AATCTGAGGTTCAACTTCATCACCAATAGCATGGTCAAGGACATAACTTCAAGAGACAGCAAGCAGTTTCATATTAATCTTTTGGGGTGCAAGAATTTAACTTTCTACAACATTGTAATCAGTGCACCAGAAGAGAGCCTTAACACAGATGGAATTCACATTGGACGTTCCTCGGGGATCAATATCACCGATTCAACCATAGAAACCGGAGATGATTGTGTCTCAATTGGTGACGGCAGTGAGCAAATTAATATCCAAAGAGTAACCTGCGGACCTGGCCATGGCATCAGCGTGGGAAGTCTAGGAAAGTACCCCAATGAAGAGCCTGTGGTTGGCATTAGTGTCAAGAACTGCACCCTCACCAACACCCAGAATGGCGTGAGAGTGAAGACATGGCCTGCTTCCCATCAAGGCACTGCCTCTGAAATGCATTTTGAAGATATTGTCATGAATAATGTTGGCAATCCCATAATCATAGATCAAGAGTACTGCCCCCATAACCAATGCAACTTGAAG AGTCCATCACGCATTAAGATCAGCAATGTTAGCTTCAGAAATATCCGGGGCACCACCTCAACTCAGGTTGCTGTCAAGCTTATTTGCAGCCAGGGAGTACCATGCCAAGACGTCGAACTTGGTGACATCAACTTGGAATACAATGGAAACGAAGGCCCTGCCATGTCACAGTGTAAAAACATTAAGCCAAATCTACTAGGCGTGCAACTGCCAAGGATTTGTTCATAA